A stretch of DNA from Meiothermus cerbereus DSM 11376:
GGAGAATTTGTGAGCGCGCACTTTTACTCCATTGGCGTCGCCCAAAGCCAGCACCTTGACCGGGTAACCAGGGCGTACCAGGCCGGCTTGCGCCAGCGCTTCCGGGCCAACTTCGCCGGAAGCAAAGTGCTTGGCGATTGCGCCAACATTGACCACCTGGTATTCAACCCGCTTAAGTTCGCCGTGGGAGTCGCTCTTCATGCCACGCTTGGGCAGGCGCATGATCAGGGTAGAGCGCCC
This window harbors:
- the rplO gene encoding 50S ribosomal protein L15 — its product is MKLTDIRPNQGANKRRKRVGRGPGSGHGKTAGRGHKGQKSRSGGLKNPARFEGGRSTLIMRLPKRGMKSDSHGELKRVEYQVVNVGAIAKHFASGEVGPEALAQAGLVRPGYPVKVLALGDANGVKVRAHKFSQAAAQKLKAAGGEAIVIEGA